A portion of the Vibrio coralliirubri genome contains these proteins:
- a CDS encoding bifunctional NUDIX hydrolase/phosphatase PAP2 family protein, translated as MVIRYLLVFILSLLSTTSAWANDTLPDHIAGALCVVRADNQIVLVDELITGQLSLPGGTVVSGEPPAVAAQRETWEEAGLSVTVGDVLGYTDSAVVFDCISDSEVISYKARNELGGFELPIWFAPHYGVEVSRAMLLPPTELQDHQYRYPEQWSEINELFLSATDQPVTYVTELVGAAPKVHQVELNWIVSLQNTFDKMPSMFANTVLLTDLLAKPWVFIVILPLIAWYFGRNFALKFGFTLISVTLLTLIAHQGFGFPRPHAYLPTLKLVMSSGYSFPSLLAALWVSLTLLVFWKLKRLLEQKAILIVLAGLLWIMLFKSYSGSAFFSDVLMGGVLGALTTWHIVRLDAKPDVDISALLSSKGVWWALCLLSIVLTVIWPLPTFSFWVAILMTIACLVTLTDSKPLVGQFSFKIVLGVMAMLLAGNLLISWAGSFVSFSGIASFIVETLRFPILILFGVVAFRLPWKRE; from the coding sequence TTGGTTATTCGATATTTATTAGTTTTCATACTGTCTCTTTTGAGTACTACTTCCGCTTGGGCAAACGACACTTTGCCCGATCATATCGCGGGCGCCTTGTGTGTAGTACGTGCTGATAACCAAATCGTGTTGGTTGATGAGTTGATCACAGGTCAATTGTCTCTACCGGGAGGCACTGTTGTTTCAGGTGAGCCGCCAGCCGTCGCGGCGCAACGTGAAACGTGGGAAGAGGCGGGTTTGTCGGTAACGGTCGGTGATGTACTGGGTTATACCGACAGCGCCGTCGTGTTTGATTGTATTTCTGACTCTGAAGTGATCAGCTACAAGGCTCGGAATGAGTTAGGTGGCTTTGAGCTGCCGATCTGGTTTGCTCCTCATTATGGCGTGGAAGTCAGCCGAGCGATGTTACTTCCTCCTACTGAATTACAAGATCACCAATACCGCTACCCAGAACAGTGGTCTGAGATTAACGAGCTGTTTTTATCTGCGACAGATCAACCGGTGACGTATGTGACTGAGCTGGTGGGCGCGGCACCTAAGGTTCATCAAGTTGAATTAAATTGGATTGTGTCACTTCAAAACACGTTCGATAAGATGCCAAGCATGTTTGCGAATACTGTGCTTTTGACTGACTTGTTGGCGAAGCCATGGGTTTTCATTGTGATCTTGCCGCTAATTGCTTGGTACTTTGGCCGTAACTTCGCGTTGAAGTTTGGCTTCACTTTGATCTCGGTGACACTACTTACTTTAATCGCGCACCAAGGTTTTGGTTTTCCACGTCCACACGCTTACTTGCCAACATTGAAACTGGTGATGAGCAGTGGGTATAGCTTCCCAAGTCTACTGGCTGCCTTATGGGTCAGTTTAACCTTGTTAGTTTTTTGGAAACTAAAGCGCCTCTTAGAGCAAAAAGCTATTCTGATAGTGCTCGCTGGCTTGCTGTGGATCATGCTATTTAAGTCTTATTCAGGCAGTGCGTTTTTTAGCGATGTATTAATGGGTGGCGTATTAGGCGCTTTAACGACGTGGCATATCGTGAGATTAGACGCGAAACCGGATGTTGATATTAGTGCTTTATTGAGTTCTAAAGGTGTTTGGTGGGCATTGTGCTTACTTTCGATAGTTCTCACGGTGATATGGCCACTGCCAACATTCTCATTCTGGGTGGCGATTTTGATGACGATTGCATGCCTAGTGACGTTAACAGACTCGAAACCTTTGGTCGGTCAGTTCTCATTCAAGATCGTTCTTGGAGTGATGGCTATGTTGTTAGCGGGAAATCTGCTGATTAGCTGGGCTGGAAGTTTCGTCTCTTTCAGTGGTATTGCTTCATTTATTGTTGAAACGTTACGTTTCCCAATATTGATTCTGTTTGGTGTGGTGGCATTTCGTCTGCCATGGAAAAGAGAGTAA
- a CDS encoding TolC family outer membrane protein has protein sequence MNYIQTTTLGLAIALSLPTTAQTLEQAVAFTLESNPEIKSAYNEYISKRYLNDASGGAYRPSIDLDGGIGYEHTDLATNQNTTDLTRKEATITLTQLIWDGANTSNGIDRTAADAESVRYQLLSNAQDIALEVTKVYLDAVKAYEVLSLSESNLATHKEIYNDIRKRVESGIGSTADMSQVEARIAKAHGNLLAAQNNLFDTHTQFKRIVGQSPLGLTFPRADVGAIPYTVDGALAKAFNQHPVIKIAQADVDSAKFQYKQSKSTNYPTVSFEAAQTWRDDAGGTEGSSDEFSAMVRLRYNLYNGGSDQDRAESAAYQLNKAKDLRESTYRNVEESLRLSWSALDLTVQQKEFLSDHVDSASDTVISYEKQYRIGKRTLLDLLNTENELFEARKGYLDAKYDEQYAKYRVMNATGNLLIGLRVEIPEEWNEKVEY, from the coding sequence TTGAATTACATTCAAACGACAACATTAGGGTTAGCTATAGCGCTAAGTTTGCCGACAACAGCACAAACCTTAGAGCAAGCCGTTGCGTTTACTTTAGAAAGTAACCCTGAAATCAAAAGTGCTTATAACGAATATATCAGTAAGCGTTATCTTAACGACGCTTCTGGTGGTGCTTATCGACCAAGTATAGACTTAGATGGTGGGATTGGTTATGAACATACTGATCTTGCAACCAACCAAAACACTACCGATCTGACTAGAAAAGAAGCAACGATCACCTTGACCCAGTTAATATGGGATGGCGCTAATACATCCAATGGTATCGACCGTACTGCGGCTGATGCAGAGTCCGTGCGCTATCAACTACTATCTAACGCGCAAGACATCGCTTTAGAAGTCACAAAGGTTTATCTTGATGCAGTGAAAGCCTATGAAGTGCTCTCTCTTTCGGAAAGTAACTTAGCGACGCACAAAGAGATATATAACGATATTCGTAAGCGCGTGGAATCAGGTATTGGTTCAACCGCAGATATGTCACAAGTTGAGGCTCGTATTGCGAAAGCGCACGGGAATTTGCTTGCTGCTCAAAACAACCTGTTTGATACACATACACAGTTTAAAAGAATTGTCGGTCAATCTCCGTTAGGGTTGACCTTCCCTCGCGCAGATGTGGGCGCGATTCCTTATACCGTTGATGGTGCGTTGGCAAAAGCGTTTAACCAGCACCCAGTCATCAAGATTGCACAAGCCGATGTTGACTCGGCGAAGTTCCAGTACAAACAATCCAAAAGCACCAACTACCCGACTGTTTCTTTTGAAGCCGCTCAAACTTGGCGTGATGACGCTGGTGGTACAGAAGGCAGCAGCGATGAGTTTTCTGCGATGGTTCGTTTAAGATACAACCTTTACAATGGTGGTTCGGATCAAGACCGCGCAGAAAGTGCAGCCTACCAACTCAACAAAGCCAAAGACCTTCGCGAAAGCACTTATCGCAATGTTGAGGAGAGTCTGCGTCTTTCATGGAGCGCACTTGATTTAACTGTTCAGCAAAAAGAGTTCCTATCTGACCACGTAGACTCGGCATCAGACACGGTAATCTCGTATGAGAAACAATACCGCATCGGTAAGCGTACCCTTCTCGACTTGCTTAACACCGAGAATGAATTATTCGAAGCTCGTAAAGGCTATTTAGATGCTAAGTATGACGAGCAATACGCAAAATATCGCGTAATGAACGCAACAGGTAACCTACTCATCGGTTTACGAGTTGAGATCCCAGAAGAATGGAATGAAAAGGTGGAATATTAA
- a CDS encoding OmpA family protein, which yields MKLTNTVLSLCFVVVSANALAENNEEEFEYRALPPVTQIYDLQDDDNDGVINARDLCPDTQIGAEIDNDGCGSYFESSEKKELHILFANNSTEINPVFLGQIRQMAAFLKRYESTSIELQGYASKVGNAAHNLKLSKERASHVRRALISNGIQPSRVNIVGHGDSEFSSDDTQINHALHRKVVASVVGFKGNIKEEWHIFTKIKK from the coding sequence ATGAAGCTTACCAACACAGTATTATCGCTTTGCTTCGTGGTTGTATCTGCCAATGCTTTAGCTGAAAACAACGAGGAAGAATTTGAATATCGCGCTCTTCCGCCTGTTACTCAAATTTACGATCTTCAAGATGATGACAATGACGGTGTAATCAACGCGCGAGATTTATGTCCCGATACGCAAATTGGTGCCGAGATCGATAACGACGGTTGTGGTTCATATTTCGAGTCATCGGAAAAGAAAGAGCTGCATATACTCTTCGCTAATAATTCCACGGAAATAAACCCTGTCTTTCTAGGGCAGATACGCCAAATGGCTGCGTTTTTGAAGCGCTACGAAAGTACCAGTATTGAATTACAAGGTTATGCCAGCAAAGTAGGCAACGCGGCACACAACCTAAAGCTTTCGAAGGAACGTGCATCGCATGTAAGACGTGCGCTAATCAGCAACGGTATTCAGCCATCTAGAGTCAACATCGTCGGTCATGGTGATTCTGAATTCAGCAGCGATGACACTCAAATCAATCACGCACTGCATCGAAAAGTTGTTGCTTCCGTTGTTGGATTTAAGGGTAATATCAAAGAAGAATGGCACATCTTCACCAAAATTAAAAAGTAG
- the queC gene encoding 7-cyano-7-deazaguanine synthase QueC, protein MKKAVVVFSGGQDSTTCLVQALKEYDEVHAITFDYGQRHRLEIEVAESLSKELGVKAHKVMDVTLLNELAISSLTREDIPVSHELQENGLPNSFVPGRNILFLTLAGIYAYQIGAETVITGVCETDFSGYPDCRNDFVKAMNSALVQGMDKQLDIKTPLMWLNKAETWALADQYSALELVRNKTLTCYNGIVGDGCGDCPACELRKVGLNDYLGGRESIMAELVRKQAENK, encoded by the coding sequence ATGAAAAAAGCAGTGGTAGTATTCAGTGGTGGTCAAGACTCAACAACGTGTCTTGTTCAGGCATTAAAAGAGTATGATGAAGTTCATGCGATTACGTTTGATTATGGTCAGCGCCATAGACTCGAGATTGAAGTTGCGGAGTCATTGTCGAAAGAACTTGGTGTGAAAGCGCATAAAGTGATGGATGTGACTCTGTTGAATGAACTGGCTATCAGCTCTTTGACTCGTGAAGATATTCCTGTGTCTCATGAGCTGCAAGAGAATGGGCTGCCGAACTCATTCGTTCCTGGTCGTAATATTCTATTTCTAACTCTAGCGGGTATTTACGCTTACCAAATCGGTGCTGAAACCGTGATTACAGGTGTGTGTGAAACAGACTTTTCTGGTTACCCTGATTGCCGTAATGACTTTGTGAAGGCGATGAACTCTGCACTTGTACAAGGTATGGATAAGCAGCTTGATATCAAAACACCGCTAATGTGGTTAAACAAGGCTGAGACATGGGCGTTAGCAGACCAGTACTCAGCACTTGAGCTTGTTAGAAACAAAACACTGACTTGTTACAACGGCATTGTTGGTGATGGCTGTGGCGATTGTCCGGCATGTGAACTACGTAAAGTTGGCCTTAACGATTACCTCGGTGGTCGCGAAAGCATTATGGCTGAGTTGGTTCGCAAACAGGCTGAGAATAAATAA
- a CDS encoding Cof-type HAD-IIB family hydrolase produces MYKLIALDMDGTLLNSEKVISQENKDAIAKARAAGVKVVLASGRPLEGMQSKLDELSIDGEDDFVLFYNGSMVQNVSTKEIIHSEISNGKAAKEIAALAEQLGGYVHAFSKIHGLITPENNEYTGIEARINGLDITEFDFSQLEDDHEIIKTMIVAEPSKLTEIIGKLPQELKTQFTIVQSAPFFLEFLNPNSNKGVGIEAITKHLGIKAEEVICMGDAENDHHMLEYAGLGIAMENAMEETKKLADHITASNDDHGVAVAIEKFIFNS; encoded by the coding sequence ATGTACAAACTGATTGCTCTTGATATGGATGGCACACTACTCAACAGTGAAAAAGTGATTTCTCAAGAGAACAAAGACGCAATCGCCAAAGCACGAGCTGCAGGTGTGAAAGTGGTTCTCGCTTCTGGTCGCCCTTTAGAAGGTATGCAAAGCAAATTAGATGAGCTTTCGATTGACGGCGAAGATGACTTTGTACTCTTCTACAACGGCTCTATGGTTCAGAACGTATCGACAAAAGAGATCATTCACAGTGAGATCAGCAACGGTAAAGCCGCAAAAGAGATTGCTGCCCTCGCTGAACAGCTTGGTGGTTATGTCCATGCTTTCAGCAAGATCCACGGCTTAATCACACCTGAGAACAATGAGTACACTGGTATTGAAGCGCGTATTAATGGCTTAGATATTACCGAGTTCGACTTTTCTCAACTAGAAGACGACCACGAAATCATCAAAACTATGATTGTCGCTGAACCAAGCAAGCTGACTGAAATCATCGGCAAGTTGCCACAAGAGCTTAAGACTCAGTTTACTATCGTACAAAGTGCACCATTCTTCTTAGAGTTCCTAAACCCAAATTCAAATAAGGGTGTCGGTATTGAGGCGATAACTAAGCATTTGGGTATTAAAGCGGAAGAAGTCATCTGCATGGGTGATGCTGAAAACGATCACCATATGCTTGAATACGCAGGCCTTGGCATTGCAATGGAAAACGCAATGGAAGAAACCAAGAAACTGGCGGATCACATCACAGCGAGCAACGACGACCATGGTGTAGCGGTCGCGATTGAGAAGTTTATCTTCAACTCATAA
- a CDS encoding diguanylate cyclase has translation MNHFVFVTFLLFISFCSYSQVSTSDRDHNSPVYTSNLSSTPNADWNALYLSTLNHSPERALNMLQTRYIGSTVYGDKLYLASLQYQYMSHRDQPFYGIASNDSDYQAIETAFISALMKDGKGQYEQAQQGFLTLLAKMQSRSDLTGKALLKYQLCRSLNEQAKYHQANYYCSALQSDLHDIADPVLPKFGTYRVIANNHHFRSDYQASLDTYLSLINVFPQGHDISGVYNDVGNLLKELKQYEKSAEYLDEALILRANASDLMKAQVHHSLADLYLNQEQSDLAIHHFQTARTLLSATSHSYGIALTNLGLGKAYTQTKDYDVARAYLIESLSASSELSNDVIRINAYLAISDMFEEQKLPTEALNYAQQALEIAERVKRHKYIAQSLLQLSDIHQSLGDYQQAFYFYQRYSSIQMEARDIDNRLALEALGLTQAKYEQELESSFLTHQAKIDRVQIEKMEHQRWMYNIVVILLLCAASFTVLVNKTVRAKAAIDGLTKAYSRTEIIRRIKRVKRCKGTDKQHVLVLLDLDKFKKINDEHGHPTGDRALVHISEKIRKHLVNGELFGRLGGEEFVIMLTDTKPAEVRERVEELHYAISSTVFLSESKKSLNVTASFAYLATSNALSDFDDLYSVLDQALYQAKSNGRNCIIDAYNEPIDLPEIIYSQPVCEPTQP, from the coding sequence GTGAATCACTTCGTTTTTGTTACCTTTCTACTATTCATTAGCTTTTGTTCTTATAGCCAAGTATCAACATCAGATCGTGACCACAATTCACCAGTCTATACCTCCAATCTAAGTTCTACTCCAAATGCTGATTGGAACGCGCTTTATCTCTCTACTTTAAACCACTCTCCTGAGCGCGCATTAAACATGCTGCAAACACGCTACATCGGCTCAACGGTTTATGGAGATAAGCTTTACCTTGCGTCTCTTCAGTATCAATACATGAGCCACCGAGATCAGCCGTTTTACGGAATTGCTTCAAACGACAGCGACTACCAAGCGATAGAAACAGCGTTTATTTCTGCTCTGATGAAAGACGGCAAAGGCCAATATGAACAAGCACAACAAGGCTTTCTAACACTTTTGGCGAAAATGCAATCTCGCAGTGATTTAACTGGTAAAGCCTTACTAAAGTACCAGCTATGCCGATCGCTTAACGAACAAGCTAAATATCATCAAGCAAACTATTACTGCTCTGCGCTTCAATCAGATTTACATGACATCGCTGACCCTGTATTGCCAAAATTTGGGACTTATCGAGTCATCGCCAACAATCACCATTTCCGCAGTGACTATCAAGCTTCACTAGACACCTACCTATCACTGATAAACGTATTTCCACAAGGACATGATATTTCAGGGGTTTACAACGATGTGGGTAACTTGCTCAAAGAATTAAAGCAATATGAAAAATCGGCGGAGTATCTAGATGAAGCTCTCATTCTCAGAGCAAACGCTTCAGATTTAATGAAAGCACAAGTGCATCACAGCCTTGCGGATCTCTACCTTAACCAAGAGCAAAGTGACCTAGCAATTCACCACTTTCAGACAGCAAGAACACTGTTGAGCGCAACGTCGCATAGCTACGGTATCGCACTAACAAATCTTGGCTTAGGAAAAGCATACACTCAAACGAAAGACTATGATGTGGCGAGAGCCTACCTAATCGAGTCTCTTTCAGCTTCGAGCGAACTGAGCAATGATGTCATTCGCATCAATGCTTACTTGGCGATCAGCGATATGTTCGAAGAACAGAAACTGCCAACTGAAGCGCTCAACTATGCTCAACAAGCGCTAGAAATAGCAGAACGAGTCAAAAGGCATAAATACATCGCGCAGTCACTTCTGCAGCTTTCAGATATTCATCAATCACTCGGCGATTACCAACAAGCTTTCTATTTCTACCAGCGATACTCATCAATACAAATGGAAGCTAGAGACATAGATAATAGACTCGCACTCGAAGCACTCGGCTTAACGCAAGCCAAATATGAGCAGGAACTGGAAAGCTCTTTCCTGACACATCAGGCGAAAATCGACCGCGTTCAAATTGAAAAAATGGAACATCAAAGATGGATGTACAACATCGTTGTTATTTTGTTGCTTTGTGCTGCAAGCTTTACGGTATTGGTAAACAAAACGGTTCGCGCAAAAGCAGCAATTGATGGCTTAACGAAAGCATATAGCCGAACTGAGATAATTCGAAGAATCAAAAGAGTGAAACGCTGTAAAGGGACGGACAAACAGCATGTGCTCGTACTGCTCGATCTCGATAAGTTTAAGAAGATTAACGATGAGCATGGGCACCCTACTGGTGACCGAGCCCTGGTCCATATTAGTGAGAAAATTAGAAAACACTTAGTGAATGGTGAATTGTTTGGTCGCTTAGGGGGAGAAGAATTTGTCATCATGTTAACCGATACCAAACCAGCAGAGGTACGAGAACGCGTTGAAGAGTTGCACTACGCCATTTCAAGTACTGTCTTCTTATCAGAAAGCAAAAAGTCACTTAATGTGACCGCGAGTTTTGCTTATCTAGCAACCTCAAACGCATTAAGTGACTTTGATGACTTGTATTCAGTGCTTGACCAAGCGCTCTATCAAGCCAAAAGCAACGGTCGAAACTGTATTATTGATGCATATAACGAACCGATTGATTTACCTGAGATTATTTATTCTCAGCCTGTTTGCGAACCAACTCAGCCATAA
- a CDS encoding DUF2750 domain-containing protein, giving the protein MSKLTADTQANLELFVSETQETKLVWGLRNEEGWLACDSSEFENSEVMPFWSSKEDAQTHNVEEWADFEVLEIPLDIFVEDWLLTLAEDGVLVGTNWNATLEGKELEPSDLAKLYI; this is encoded by the coding sequence ATGAGCAAACTAACAGCTGATACTCAAGCAAATCTAGAACTTTTCGTTTCTGAAACACAAGAAACTAAACTGGTATGGGGCCTTCGCAACGAAGAAGGTTGGCTAGCATGTGACTCAAGTGAATTCGAAAACAGCGAAGTGATGCCATTCTGGTCTTCAAAAGAAGATGCTCAAACTCACAACGTTGAAGAGTGGGCTGACTTCGAAGTATTAGAAATTCCACTAGATATCTTTGTAGAAGATTGGTTACTGACTCTTGCTGAAGACGGCGTTCTTGTTGGTACTAACTGGAATGCAACATTAGAAGGCAAAGAACTTGAGCCTTCTGACCTAGCGAAATTATACATCTAA
- the queE gene encoding 7-carboxy-7-deazaguanine synthase QueE produces MYKINEMFETIQGEGVFTGVPAVFVRLQICPVGCSWCDTKQTWEALPEDETSLGDIMVKTEDSPTWSAIDAQGIVNEYIKQGYTAKHIVITGGEPCIYDLVPLTEAFEQHGCRCQIETSGTSEVKATSGTWVTVSPKVAMKAKLEILDSALQRANEIKHPVGTSKDIEQLDGLLERAAVPNDTVIALQPISQKDRATQLCIDTCIERNWRLSIQTHKYLSIA; encoded by the coding sequence TTGTACAAGATTAATGAAATGTTTGAAACCATTCAGGGTGAGGGCGTGTTTACTGGCGTTCCCGCTGTTTTTGTTCGCCTGCAAATTTGCCCAGTGGGCTGTTCTTGGTGTGATACCAAGCAGACCTGGGAAGCGTTGCCAGAAGATGAAACCAGCCTTGGCGATATTATGGTTAAGACAGAAGATTCACCTACTTGGTCAGCAATCGATGCTCAAGGAATCGTGAATGAATATATCAAGCAAGGTTACACTGCTAAGCACATTGTGATTACTGGTGGTGAGCCATGCATTTATGATCTTGTTCCTCTTACTGAAGCATTTGAGCAGCACGGTTGTCGCTGTCAGATTGAGACTAGCGGAACATCAGAAGTTAAAGCCACATCGGGCACTTGGGTTACGGTGTCACCGAAGGTGGCGATGAAAGCGAAACTGGAAATTTTAGATAGCGCTTTACAACGTGCTAACGAAATTAAGCATCCAGTAGGCACAAGCAAAGACATCGAACAGCTTGACGGTTTATTGGAGCGAGCAGCTGTTCCTAACGACACTGTTATCGCTCTGCAACCAATCAGCCAAAAAGACCGCGCTACTCAGCTTTGTATTGATACCTGCATTGAGCGCAATTGGCGCTTATCAATACAAACTCACAAATATTTGAGCATCGCATAG